In Pseudovibrio brasiliensis, the following are encoded in one genomic region:
- a CDS encoding MBL fold metallo-hydrolase has protein sequence MSKMDFNREFDAQHGKLVAITDELARLTCNNPSALTFAGTNTFIVGKNEVVVIDPGPMDLEHLDALMTAIDGRPVKAILVSHTHVDHSPLAGPLKEKTGAPVMGCGPHRRAVSFEDMDETPMDASSQKDFAPDEELEDGAKISVDGVVIEVVATPGHTENHLSFALPDHGVMLPGDHVMAWSTTIVAPPDGSMNAYMKSLDKLMARGETRYFPSHGGEVNNPKVFLAQLKQHRQMRSDAIMERLRAGDDDVMTMVKAIYTDVDPKLHGAAALNVLAQLDDLIAQGVVLCNGKVTLSAKFTLRETA, from the coding sequence ATGAGCAAGATGGACTTCAATCGCGAGTTTGATGCACAACACGGCAAGCTTGTTGCAATCACCGACGAGCTGGCGCGGCTGACCTGCAATAACCCGAGTGCCCTAACGTTTGCAGGCACTAACACGTTTATCGTTGGCAAAAACGAGGTTGTTGTCATTGATCCGGGTCCGATGGACCTAGAGCATCTAGACGCTCTGATGACGGCGATTGATGGTCGTCCCGTGAAGGCCATTCTTGTGAGCCATACGCACGTGGACCACTCCCCTCTTGCTGGCCCTTTAAAGGAAAAGACCGGTGCACCCGTGATGGGCTGCGGCCCGCACAGACGCGCAGTTTCCTTCGAGGACATGGATGAAACTCCGATGGATGCGAGCTCCCAAAAGGACTTTGCACCCGATGAAGAGCTGGAAGATGGGGCCAAAATCTCTGTTGATGGTGTTGTGATTGAGGTGGTTGCGACCCCGGGGCATACCGAGAATCACCTGTCTTTTGCCCTGCCCGACCACGGTGTGATGCTGCCAGGGGATCACGTGATGGCCTGGTCCACGACCATTGTGGCGCCGCCAGATGGCTCCATGAACGCTTATATGAAGTCTCTGGACAAGCTGATGGCACGTGGCGAGACCCGTTACTTCCCATCTCACGGTGGTGAAGTGAACAACCCGAAAGTATTTCTTGCCCAGCTGAAACAGCATCGCCAGATGCGCTCTGACGCTATTATGGAGCGCCTGCGCGCCGGGGATGATGACGTCATGACCATGGTGAAAGCCATCTACACAGACGTGGACCCAAAGCTGCATGGCGCCGCGGCGCTCAATGTACTTGCACAACTGGATGATCTCATCGCGCAAGGGGTTGTCTTGTGCAATGGTAAGGTTACACTCTCCGCAAAATTCACGCTGCGTGAGACGGCATAG
- a CDS encoding metal ABC transporter solute-binding protein, Zn/Mn family, with product MRYFKAAALAVTLMIFAGFSSLSAAFAKTPINAVATVGMVADAVRAVGGDNVTVEALMGTGIDPHSYRQTRSDVVKMGRADAIFANGLFLEAQMEDLLLKLQKRKPVFFIGETIDSAKLEGSTAYTGRYDPHVWMSPTLWKGAVDGVTEAFISIDPENEQEYRDNAAAYLVQVQELADYGGKILKTVPQERRVLVTAHDAFTYLGRDFDLEVVGVQGISTNSEAGLQRIEELVDLLVDRKITAVFVESSVSERNVRALVEGAEAKGHKVEVGGELFSDAMGQSNTYEGTYIGMIDHNMTSITRALGGEAPARGMQGKLGAGH from the coding sequence ATGCGCTACTTTAAAGCTGCTGCACTTGCAGTCACACTGATGATCTTCGCAGGCTTCTCCAGCCTGTCAGCGGCCTTTGCAAAAACTCCAATCAACGCTGTGGCAACCGTTGGCATGGTGGCAGATGCAGTCCGCGCTGTTGGCGGTGATAACGTCACTGTTGAAGCGCTCATGGGAACCGGCATCGACCCACACTCTTACCGCCAGACCCGCTCCGACGTTGTAAAGATGGGCCGTGCAGACGCAATCTTCGCAAATGGCTTGTTTCTGGAAGCGCAGATGGAAGATCTGCTGCTGAAGCTGCAAAAGCGCAAGCCGGTCTTTTTCATCGGTGAGACAATCGACTCCGCAAAACTGGAAGGCTCAACAGCCTACACAGGCCGCTATGACCCGCACGTCTGGATGAGCCCAACGCTCTGGAAGGGGGCGGTTGATGGCGTCACAGAAGCATTCATTTCTATCGATCCTGAAAACGAGCAGGAATACCGCGACAACGCGGCAGCTTACCTTGTGCAGGTGCAGGAGCTTGCTGACTATGGCGGAAAAATCCTCAAGACAGTTCCGCAGGAGCGCCGTGTTCTCGTAACCGCGCATGATGCGTTCACTTATCTTGGCCGCGACTTTGATCTGGAAGTGGTCGGCGTTCAGGGCATCTCCACCAACTCAGAAGCTGGCCTGCAGCGTATTGAGGAGCTGGTGGACCTTCTCGTAGATCGAAAAATCACAGCAGTGTTTGTTGAATCGTCAGTATCAGAGCGCAACGTGCGTGCCCTGGTGGAAGGTGCTGAAGCCAAAGGCCACAAAGTGGAGGTTGGCGGTGAGCTCTTCTCTGATGCGATGGGGCAGTCCAACACCTATGAAGGAACGTATATCGGTATGATCGACCACAACATGACGTCGATTACCCGCGCTCTGGGCGGTGAAGCTCCTGCGCGCGGCATGCAGGGTAAACTTGGAGCAGGTCACTAA
- a CDS encoding metal ABC transporter ATP-binding protein, whose amino-acid sequence MHDRSSSGLHLLHDTDAGKNIRPEDLPFTVQGMTVAYHHKPVLWGVSYSAPKGCLTAIIGPNGAGKSTFLKAALGLIPKLSGETKVFGEPIEKALKRIAYVPQRSAVDWDFPATAIDVVMMGLYGQIGWFRWPSRKHRQKAMDCLKSVGMQDFANRQIGQLSGGQQQRVFLARALAQDSEVYLMDEPFAGVDAATEKAIVAVLRQLVADGKTVLVVHHDLETVRDYYSHILLLNGQHVADGPVETTFTPENLQKAYGGRLASTQLDGLSEASGA is encoded by the coding sequence ATGCACGATAGAAGTTCCTCCGGCCTGCACCTGTTGCACGATACCGATGCAGGCAAAAACATAAGACCTGAAGATCTGCCATTCACTGTGCAGGGCATGACAGTTGCGTACCATCATAAGCCAGTTCTTTGGGGCGTTTCCTACTCTGCTCCAAAAGGATGCCTCACAGCGATCATCGGCCCAAACGGCGCAGGTAAGTCCACATTCCTTAAAGCGGCGCTGGGTCTGATCCCGAAGCTTTCTGGTGAAACCAAGGTGTTCGGTGAGCCAATCGAAAAGGCCCTGAAGCGCATCGCCTACGTCCCGCAGCGTTCAGCCGTGGATTGGGACTTCCCGGCAACAGCTATCGATGTGGTGATGATGGGCCTTTACGGCCAAATCGGCTGGTTCCGCTGGCCATCCCGCAAGCATCGCCAAAAAGCAATGGATTGCCTGAAATCAGTCGGCATGCAGGATTTCGCAAACCGCCAGATTGGCCAGCTTTCAGGCGGCCAGCAGCAGCGTGTGTTCCTTGCCCGTGCACTGGCGCAAGACTCTGAAGTTTACCTGATGGATGAGCCTTTTGCAGGCGTGGATGCTGCGACAGAAAAAGCCATCGTGGCTGTGCTTCGTCAGCTTGTTGCAGACGGCAAAACCGTGCTCGTCGTGCACCATGATCTTGAAACCGTGCGCGACTACTACTCCCACATCTTGCTGCTTAATGGTCAGCATGTGGCCGATGGTCCGGTCGAAACAACCTTCACCCCGGAAAACCTGCAGAAAGCGTATGGCGGACGCCTCGCCAGCACCCAGCTGGATGGCCTCTCAGAAGCCTCGGGCGCATAA
- a CDS encoding metal ABC transporter permease — protein sequence MEQFFAALTLSAGYNTALVCIGAALLGAASGAIGVFVLLRKRTLVSDAVSHATLPGVALAFIIAQVYFGSGRSLPVLLFGAALSAGIGVLAVDWIKTHTRLTEDAAIGTVLSTFFAVGMVLLTIIQSMSISGQAGLEGFLLGATSGMLKSEALTIAVAAALVGLAVVLRMKEFSLLCFDEGFAAASGYNVRWLDRTLLLLLLGIVVIGLKTVGLVLIIALAIIPPVAARFWTDRVPVLVAIAAGIGASGSYIGAALSASAPNMPTGGLIVLVLFSFFVVSLLVSPVRGILAAALKHYRFQRIVHLRQGLLAIAHNEPVLEPLTRSILRRGGFMSGDGQPTVKGQSEARLIERDQKLWNLYREMHPEESHALADWSLKPIGEVLPADTVKVLEQELSPHVVHPEEGGKGGAN from the coding sequence ATGGAACAGTTCTTTGCCGCCCTCACTCTGTCTGCAGGCTACAACACAGCACTGGTCTGCATCGGCGCTGCCCTTCTGGGCGCGGCCAGCGGTGCAATCGGTGTCTTTGTTTTGCTCAGAAAACGCACGCTGGTTTCTGATGCGGTCAGCCACGCAACGCTTCCCGGCGTAGCGCTCGCCTTCATCATCGCGCAAGTCTATTTCGGCTCAGGCCGATCCCTCCCGGTGCTCCTGTTCGGTGCGGCCCTGTCTGCCGGCATAGGTGTTCTGGCCGTGGATTGGATCAAAACCCACACACGCCTCACGGAAGATGCGGCCATCGGCACCGTGCTCTCCACCTTCTTTGCAGTCGGTATGGTCCTACTCACCATCATCCAGTCCATGTCCATCTCAGGGCAGGCGGGGCTGGAGGGTTTTCTCCTCGGTGCTACCTCCGGCATGCTCAAGTCTGAAGCGCTGACAATCGCCGTAGCAGCTGCTCTAGTTGGGCTTGCCGTTGTACTGCGCATGAAAGAATTCTCGCTGCTCTGCTTTGACGAAGGCTTTGCAGCGGCCAGTGGCTATAATGTCCGCTGGCTCGATCGTACCCTTCTTCTTTTACTTCTCGGCATCGTGGTGATCGGCCTTAAAACCGTTGGCCTCGTGCTCATCATCGCTTTGGCAATCATCCCACCTGTAGCTGCCCGTTTCTGGACAGATCGCGTACCGGTACTGGTTGCCATTGCAGCAGGAATTGGTGCCTCGGGAAGCTACATTGGGGCTGCTCTCTCAGCCAGCGCACCAAACATGCCAACAGGCGGTTTGATCGTGCTGGTGCTCTTCAGCTTCTTTGTGGTTTCCCTCCTTGTCTCGCCTGTCAGGGGCATTCTGGCCGCCGCTCTTAAGCACTACCGCTTCCAGCGCATTGTGCACCTGCGTCAGGGCTTGCTTGCCATCGCGCACAATGAGCCAGTGCTCGAACCGCTGACACGCTCCATCCTGCGCAGAGGCGGCTTTATGAGTGGTGACGGCCAGCCAACCGTGAAAGGCCAGTCAGAAGCGCGTCTGATCGAGCGTGATCAGAAGCTCTGGAACCTCTACCGCGAAATGCACCCGGAAGAGTCCCATGCGCTGGCAGATTGGTCCCTGAAGCCAATCGGCGAAGTCCTGCCTGCTGACACCGTTAAGGTGCTGGAGCAGGAACTCAGCCCCCATGTGGTGCACCCTGAAGAAGGCGGCAAAGGAGGAGCAAACTGA
- a CDS encoding metal ABC transporter permease: protein MDIFLQFDLPSILLGSLAALACGLLGNFLVLRKQALMGDAISHVVLPGIVLGFLFSHETGSWAMMIGAGVAAIFAVLLIELIRRIGNVEPGAAMGVVFTTMFAAGVVILEQTGTAGVHLDVEHALYGNLESAIWLDAYTLSDLWNWQALSTLPESIKQLFIVNLLVIGFIVLFFKELKISSFDPLLSASLGFSPKWLGLSLIVMVAIAAVAAFSAVGSILVIAMFICPAATARMLTDNLKTQLFISGIASLSAGLFGYLLAAFGPGLLGYEFSVSAAGMIAVVAGLQQVLAMLFAPHYGVVMRRRRQREHVSA, encoded by the coding sequence ATGGATATCTTCCTGCAATTTGATCTCCCAAGCATCCTGCTGGGCTCACTGGCAGCACTAGCCTGCGGTCTTCTGGGCAACTTCCTCGTCCTGCGCAAACAAGCGCTCATGGGCGATGCGATCTCCCACGTGGTACTGCCCGGTATCGTGCTCGGCTTCCTGTTCTCCCATGAGACTGGTTCCTGGGCTATGATGATCGGGGCAGGGGTAGCAGCCATCTTTGCCGTGCTGCTCATCGAACTCATCCGCCGTATCGGTAATGTAGAACCCGGCGCTGCCATGGGTGTGGTCTTCACCACCATGTTCGCAGCTGGCGTTGTTATTCTGGAGCAGACCGGAACGGCAGGCGTCCACCTTGATGTAGAGCACGCTCTTTACGGCAATCTGGAAAGCGCTATCTGGCTGGATGCTTACACCCTCTCAGACCTGTGGAACTGGCAGGCGCTGTCCACGCTTCCCGAGAGCATCAAACAGCTGTTCATCGTCAACCTGCTGGTGATCGGTTTCATCGTGCTGTTCTTCAAAGAACTGAAGATCTCCAGCTTCGACCCACTGCTCTCCGCCAGCCTTGGCTTCTCACCAAAATGGCTTGGCCTCTCACTCATCGTGATGGTTGCTATTGCAGCAGTTGCAGCGTTCAGCGCAGTGGGCTCAATCCTCGTGATTGCCATGTTCATTTGCCCGGCGGCCACGGCTCGTATGCTGACCGATAACCTGAAGACCCAGCTCTTCATCTCAGGCATTGCCTCACTGTCCGCTGGCCTGTTCGGATACCTGCTTGCAGCCTTCGGTCCGGGCCTGCTGGGCTACGAGTTCTCCGTCTCCGCTGCTGGTATGATTGCTGTTGTCGCTGGTCTGCAGCAGGTGCTTGCCATGTTGTTCGCGCCGCACTACGGCGTCGTCATGCGTCGCCGCCGGCAAAGGGAGCATGTCAGCGCCTGA
- a CDS encoding extracellular solute-binding protein, with translation MSISRRSVLKGTAAASAAAVAAPAILKASDALASSGQVNVFAWGDYVQDNMIKKFEGDTGIKINLSTFGSNDEAEQKLKAAGGKGFDVIFPSITNGANYYPDDLLAPLDESKLKVDAVVPSMLRDSVKLGGTYRGKRMLLPFDWGTEAITFDSTVFPLSNDEVSFGSLWAPEAKGKAAFRQKSALIGTGLYLDAIGKVKSNRMLDVYKTEEDARRVWDEVAKFIIERKENIAAFWNNATEATNAFKQAGASIGQTWDTTGLLLSREDAKWKYRMPKEGGMTWMDSMGIPSGAENTEQAYAFINAMLDPEMAGMFSANTGYNSAVVGAANHAGETYKKQFLEIYNNDTLANLWWYPADTPWFAPLRQEYVDKITNA, from the coding sequence ATGTCTATCTCTCGTCGTTCAGTACTGAAAGGCACTGCTGCAGCGTCCGCCGCTGCAGTTGCTGCTCCTGCAATTTTGAAGGCCTCTGATGCACTGGCATCTTCTGGTCAAGTGAATGTATTCGCATGGGGCGACTACGTTCAGGACAACATGATCAAGAAGTTTGAAGGTGACACAGGGATCAAGATCAACCTGTCCACTTTCGGCTCCAACGATGAAGCTGAGCAGAAGCTGAAAGCAGCTGGCGGCAAAGGCTTTGACGTGATCTTCCCGTCCATCACCAACGGTGCGAACTACTACCCGGATGACCTGCTGGCCCCTCTGGACGAAAGCAAGCTCAAGGTGGATGCCGTTGTGCCGTCCATGCTGCGCGACAGCGTCAAGCTCGGCGGCACCTACCGCGGCAAGCGCATGTTGCTGCCATTCGACTGGGGCACAGAAGCCATTACCTTCGACAGCACCGTGTTCCCGCTCTCAAACGATGAAGTCTCCTTCGGCTCTCTCTGGGCTCCGGAAGCCAAAGGCAAGGCTGCATTCCGTCAGAAATCCGCTCTGATCGGCACGGGCCTGTACCTCGACGCAATCGGCAAGGTGAAATCCAACCGCATGCTCGACGTGTACAAGACCGAAGAAGACGCCCGCCGCGTCTGGGATGAGGTTGCCAAATTCATCATTGAGCGCAAAGAAAACATCGCTGCCTTCTGGAACAACGCGACAGAAGCAACAAACGCCTTCAAACAGGCAGGCGCGTCCATCGGCCAGACATGGGACACAACGGGGCTGCTGCTCAGCCGTGAAGATGCAAAGTGGAAGTACCGCATGCCAAAAGAAGGCGGCATGACCTGGATGGATTCCATGGGCATTCCAAGCGGTGCAGAAAATACTGAGCAGGCCTACGCCTTCATCAACGCCATGCTTGATCCGGAAATGGCTGGCATGTTCAGCGCAAACACCGGCTACAACTCCGCTGTTGTGGGTGCCGCCAACCATGCAGGCGAAACCTACAAGAAGCAGTTCCTTGAGATCTACAACAACGACACCCTGGCGAACCTGTGGTGGTACCCGGCTGATACGCCGTGGTTTGCGCCGCTTCGTCAGGAGTACGTAGACAAGATCACCAACGCCTAA
- a CDS encoding ABC transporter ATP-binding protein, translated as MHGNDVILENLSMRFGDFVAVQPTNLKINAGEFFSILGPSGCGKTTILRMISGFLSPSQGRVVIGDKDMSGIRANARPTALIFQNLALFPLMSVRDNIAFGLEARGISKKIRHEKAQELLSLVALDGQGDKLPTELSGGQRQRVAIARALAVEPSVLLLDEPLSALDLKLRQHMRAELKELQRKTGVTFIYITHDQGEALTMSDRVAVMNHGVVEQVATSDEIYAHPVTPFVASFVGEQNVFKGKVIGKEGDFAVLETSQGKLFGQNTHGLNEGEDAILFIRPERVTLEEKDGQQNGLSAKLERRDLEGPFVNLHMRAGDQPIAVHVTNVEKTHQLLGSDQNLWFAAQDAVVMRPGELASE; from the coding sequence ATGCATGGCAATGATGTAATTCTCGAAAACCTCTCCATGAGATTTGGCGATTTTGTCGCCGTTCAGCCCACGAACCTCAAAATCAATGCTGGTGAGTTTTTCTCTATCCTCGGCCCGTCCGGCTGCGGAAAAACAACCATCCTGCGCATGATCTCCGGCTTCCTCAGTCCCTCTCAGGGCCGCGTCGTCATCGGTGACAAAGACATGTCCGGCATCCGCGCCAATGCCAGACCGACCGCTCTGATCTTCCAGAACCTCGCGCTCTTCCCGCTCATGAGCGTGCGAGACAACATCGCCTTCGGTCTGGAAGCACGCGGCATCTCAAAAAAGATCCGTCACGAAAAAGCGCAGGAGCTTCTCTCCCTTGTCGCGCTGGACGGGCAGGGCGATAAACTGCCGACAGAACTCTCCGGCGGTCAGCGTCAGCGTGTGGCCATTGCCCGTGCTCTCGCAGTTGAGCCATCCGTGCTCCTGCTTGACGAGCCGCTTTCCGCGCTGGACCTGAAACTCCGCCAGCACATGCGTGCCGAGCTGAAAGAGCTGCAACGTAAAACCGGCGTCACCTTCATCTACATCACCCACGATCAGGGCGAAGCGCTCACCATGTCAGACCGTGTCGCAGTCATGAACCACGGCGTGGTGGAACAGGTCGCCACCTCTGATGAAATCTACGCCCACCCGGTCACGCCATTCGTCGCCAGCTTTGTGGGTGAGCAAAACGTCTTCAAAGGCAAGGTCATTGGCAAAGAAGGTGACTTCGCCGTTCTGGAAACCTCCCAAGGCAAGCTGTTCGGCCAGAACACACACGGCTTGAACGAAGGGGAAGACGCCATCCTGTTTATTCGCCCGGAACGCGTCACGCTGGAAGAAAAGGACGGCCAGCAAAATGGCCTCTCCGCAAAGCTGGAACGCCGCGATCTGGAAGGACCGTTTGTGAACCTGCACATGCGGGCAGGGGATCAGCCAATCGCCGTCCATGTCACCAACGTGGAGAAAACACACCAGCTACTCGGTTCCGATCAGAACCTCTGGTTCGCAGCACAGGATGCTGTTGTGATGCGTCCAGGAGAGCTGGCCAGTGAATAG
- a CDS encoding ABC transporter permease subunit yields the protein MNSLIKSYGKGLTALFMGLAALWIVLLIVLPQFSMIERAFTYEDRGGAAATLALEIDRAYEEVFQINTSLEELDAEKDAVNAGEATAKPQDGASSLNPFATPEPSTPSGASGLNPFAEESPAPSNDATGLNPFAEPSGNDTSGLNPFGTPSSGGATSATRTIAEIEAEVEPLLARKGELEAKIATLEAEEKATSESVGLDTSYSLKNFTMMSSIHFQIFLATIAYALCVTILAFIMCYPVAYAVATTTSRNKLAILMIGLLIPYAINELLRIFSWIMILEKQGILNGLLDLLGIINLEAGEGFRFVASNGAVFTVMVYAYVLFMVFPIYNTIDTLDKNQIEAARDLGASTWRIHWRVVLPHAKPGIAVGAIMTFMLSAGSIAVPSAVGRGLHPDWFSQVIYRRFFEADSWNQGAAYSLALLVACIVFILFNMWVFRVGIRDIAK from the coding sequence GTGAATAGTCTGATCAAAAGTTACGGCAAAGGGCTCACGGCTCTTTTCATGGGGCTGGCAGCGCTCTGGATCGTGCTCCTCATCGTCCTGCCCCAGTTCTCCATGATCGAGCGTGCCTTCACCTATGAGGACAGAGGTGGAGCCGCTGCGACACTGGCGCTGGAGATCGACCGCGCCTACGAAGAAGTGTTCCAGATCAACACCTCACTGGAAGAGCTGGATGCAGAAAAAGACGCGGTCAATGCGGGGGAGGCAACAGCCAAACCGCAGGACGGTGCCTCGTCTCTCAACCCGTTTGCCACACCAGAACCATCCACTCCTAGTGGTGCGTCTGGTCTGAACCCATTCGCAGAGGAAAGCCCGGCGCCGTCAAACGATGCCACCGGCCTCAATCCATTTGCAGAACCCTCCGGCAATGACACCTCCGGCCTGAACCCGTTTGGTACCCCATCGTCTGGCGGGGCAACAAGCGCGACCCGCACAATTGCTGAAATCGAAGCTGAAGTAGAACCGCTTCTTGCCAGAAAAGGCGAGCTGGAAGCAAAGATCGCCACACTGGAGGCTGAGGAGAAAGCCACCAGCGAAAGCGTAGGTTTGGATACCTCGTACTCTCTCAAAAACTTCACGATGATGAGTTCGATCCACTTCCAGATCTTCCTTGCAACCATCGCCTATGCACTCTGCGTCACCATTTTGGCGTTCATCATGTGTTACCCGGTGGCGTACGCTGTCGCCACAACAACCAGCCGCAACAAACTCGCCATCCTGATGATTGGCCTGCTGATCCCTTATGCGATCAACGAGCTGTTGCGCATCTTCTCGTGGATCATGATCCTGGAGAAGCAAGGCATCCTGAATGGACTGCTCGATCTGTTGGGCATCATCAATCTGGAGGCTGGCGAGGGCTTCCGTTTTGTGGCCTCAAACGGCGCAGTCTTTACGGTGATGGTTTACGCCTACGTGCTGTTCATGGTCTTCCCGATTTACAACACCATCGACACGCTGGACAAAAACCAGATCGAAGCGGCCCGCGACCTTGGTGCATCTACATGGCGCATCCACTGGCGTGTTGTGCTGCCTCACGCCAAACCGGGTATTGCCGTTGGCGCGATCATGACCTTCATGCTCTCGGCTGGATCCATCGCGGTTCCAAGCGCTGTGGGCCGTGGCCTCCATCCCGATTGGTTCTCTCAGGTGATCTACCGCCGCTTCTTTGAGGCTGACAGCTGGAACCAGGGCGCCGCCTATTCTCTGGCACTACTGGTGGCCTGTATCGTCTTTATTCTGTTCAATATGTGGGTCTTCCGCGTCGGTATCCGGGACATCGCGAAATGA
- a CDS encoding ABC transporter permease — protein sequence MTATTLESTGVTETAKTPVDWSSAVLNGYLVIFFAYMFLPMIFMVIAAFNSAPTPSVIDWQGFTLDWFRALPQDQRFIDGLVHSFIIAVGVIVISIPLGLAGALLLTRLQSQATTFLYTVLVSPMLTPGIVLGATTLIFWRDAFGVEGGLFTATIAQSSFIASYCMLMFMARLQRQDIVLEEAALDLGASSFFVFRRITLPFLMPTILTASAIAFLQSIENYNTTFFAIGPSWTLVTEIGARMRFGISPVINVIGVLFVAITIIAATVYVMASRRKGRG from the coding sequence ATGACAGCAACAACACTCGAAAGTACCGGCGTGACAGAAACAGCTAAAACTCCAGTGGATTGGTCATCTGCCGTCCTGAACGGCTATCTGGTGATTTTCTTCGCCTATATGTTCCTTCCGATGATCTTCATGGTGATCGCAGCCTTCAACTCAGCGCCAACCCCTTCTGTCATTGACTGGCAGGGCTTCACGCTGGATTGGTTCCGTGCTTTACCGCAGGATCAGCGTTTCATTGATGGTCTCGTCCATTCGTTTATCATTGCAGTGGGCGTGATTGTCATCTCCATCCCGCTGGGCCTTGCCGGGGCGTTGCTGCTCACCCGCCTGCAGTCGCAGGCAACAACCTTCCTCTACACCGTTCTGGTCTCGCCCATGCTCACACCGGGCATTGTGCTCGGTGCAACCACGCTCATCTTCTGGCGCGATGCGTTCGGCGTGGAAGGGGGCCTGTTCACCGCAACTATCGCTCAATCCAGCTTCATTGCTTCCTACTGCATGCTCATGTTCATGGCCCGCTTGCAGCGTCAGGACATCGTGCTGGAAGAAGCTGCGCTGGATCTGGGAGCGTCCTCGTTCTTCGTGTTCCGCCGCATCACGCTGCCCTTCCTCATGCCCACCATTCTGACGGCATCGGCCATCGCGTTTTTGCAGTCCATTGAGAACTACAACACCACCTTCTTTGCCATTGGCCCAAGCTGGACCCTTGTGACAGAGATTGGCGCGCGCATGCGCTTTGGTATATCCCCTGTCATCAATGTCATCGGTGTTCTCTTTGTAGCAATTACGATAATTGCTGCTACAGTCTACGTGATGGCAAGCCGCAGGAAGGGACGCGGCTGA
- a CDS encoding SRPBCC family protein — translation MTSGEMGVLEQFSLCKAEVLLPASAQSAYVCFLEKIDAWWPAEYRFSPDGVLGIEPLVGGSCFEDVEDGRRLHWGTIKELEEGSKIVLAWQISPKRLLIEDPQKAGIVTIQFSDVEGGTQLKLVHSHFERYGDGWREYLRAMNSSAGWAYCLNKLKTAIVKI, via the coding sequence ATGACATCAGGCGAAATGGGTGTCTTGGAGCAATTTTCATTGTGCAAGGCAGAGGTGCTTCTGCCTGCCTCTGCTCAAAGCGCCTATGTGTGTTTTCTGGAGAAAATTGATGCCTGGTGGCCTGCAGAATACAGGTTCTCCCCGGACGGTGTTTTAGGCATAGAGCCGCTGGTGGGCGGCTCGTGCTTTGAAGATGTGGAAGACGGCAGACGTCTGCACTGGGGCACCATTAAGGAGCTGGAAGAGGGCAGCAAGATCGTCCTTGCCTGGCAGATCTCTCCCAAACGCCTGCTCATTGAAGACCCGCAAAAGGCTGGCATCGTGACAATTCAGTTTTCAGATGTTGAGGGTGGCACCCAGCTCAAACTGGTGCATAGTCACTTTGAGCGCTACGGAGACGGCTGGCGGGAGTATCTGCGGGCCATGAACTCCAGTGCCGGGTGGGCCTATTGCCTGAACAAGCTGAAAACCGCCATTGTGAAGATCTAG
- a CDS encoding tetratricopeptide repeat protein: protein MMEEILEKLEAAISQENWPEAEKYILLMLEEDESNPSLWYNLGLVRRRAGNNAQALENFEKTLEFSPQHQGAMFERAAACLDMEDFNTALNDFAEYTAAYPDDGDGLLNLARIALHMEVPDLALQAFQKRAEIENDAENILGAAEAMQMMGDEEGISMLRRLFANNPPVRPELLKIMSQGSFGRVPLNSKAMLP from the coding sequence ATGATGGAAGAGATTCTGGAAAAACTGGAAGCAGCAATTTCGCAGGAAAACTGGCCAGAAGCGGAGAAGTATATTCTTCTCATGCTGGAAGAGGACGAGAGCAACCCGAGCCTCTGGTACAATCTGGGCCTTGTGCGCCGCCGTGCAGGGAACAATGCTCAGGCCCTTGAGAACTTTGAGAAGACACTGGAATTTTCGCCGCAGCACCAAGGCGCGATGTTTGAGCGGGCTGCAGCTTGCCTGGACATGGAAGATTTCAACACTGCCCTTAATGACTTTGCCGAGTACACAGCCGCTTATCCTGATGACGGTGACGGATTGCTGAATCTGGCGCGCATTGCGCTTCACATGGAAGTGCCAGATCTTGCGTTACAGGCGTTCCAGAAGCGTGCCGAGATTGAGAATGATGCGGAGAACATTCTGGGTGCGGCTGAGGCTATGCAAATGATGGGGGATGAGGAAGGCATCAGCATGCTGCGGCGACTGTTTGCCAACAATCCACCTGTGCGTCCTGAATTGCTGAAAATTATGAGCCAAGGATCATTCGGGCGCGTGCCGCTCAACTCAAAGGCTATGCTGCCTTAG